In the Lascolabacillus massiliensis genome, one interval contains:
- a CDS encoding ferritin gives MISEKLEAAINKQINAELWSAYLYLSMSAHFANNALPGFANWFKVQFHEEQDHALKFMNYLTSKGNKVVLQPIEGVQTSWDSTLQAFEDTLKHERVVTSLINNLVAIARSENDYATENMLQWFVNEQVEEEETAQGMVDALKLIGDNGIGVYMMDKELATRSYTPLNSSQSSQEA, from the coding sequence ATGATCAGTGAAAAATTAGAAGCAGCAATCAACAAACAGATTAATGCCGAATTATGGTCTGCTTATCTCTATCTTTCTATGTCGGCTCATTTTGCAAACAATGCATTGCCCGGTTTTGCAAATTGGTTTAAAGTACAATTTCATGAAGAACAGGATCATGCACTTAAATTCATGAACTACCTGACTTCAAAAGGAAATAAAGTTGTATTACAACCAATTGAGGGAGTACAAACTTCATGGGATTCAACTCTACAAGCGTTTGAAGACACATTAAAACATGAGAGAGTTGTTACATCGTTAATCAATAACCTGGTAGCAATTGCACGCAGCGAAAATGATTACGCAACTGAAAACATGCTTCAATGGTTTGTAAACGAACAGGTAGAAGAAGAGGAAACAGCACAAGGTATGGTTGATGCATTAAAACTTATTGGAGACAATGGAATTGGTGTTTACATGATGGACAAGGAACTTGCAACCAGATCCTATACACCTTTAAACAGTTCTCAAAGTTCTCAGGAAGCTTAA
- the spt gene encoding serine palmitoyltransferase, whose translation MNLLREKMMKYDAPQRAKAAGIYPYFRAIESDQDTEVVISGKKVLMFGSNAYLGLTNHPKVIEAAVAATKKYGTGMAGSRFLNGTLDIHIELERKLANFMNKDEAIVFSTGFSVNEGVLGCLTGREDYIIWDERDHASIIEGLRTSFSTKYKFRHNDMAHLEKQLKRCDAQSVKLIVVDGVFSMEGDLTNLPEIVKLARKYNANIMVDEAHSLGVLGKKYSGRGVCDHFGLLGDVDLVMGTFSKSLASIGGFIAGDYPVINYLRHNARTNIFSASITPAATAAATAALDILKSEPERVKRLWELTYYAINQFKERGFELGPTSTPIMPLYVRDNDKTFLITKMLFENGIFVNPVVSPAVSPGDTLIRFSLMATHTIDQIDFAIENITKVFKKLDLL comes from the coding sequence ATGAACTTGCTAAGAGAAAAAATGATGAAATATGATGCCCCGCAACGTGCGAAGGCAGCAGGAATATACCCATATTTCAGGGCTATAGAAAGTGATCAGGATACCGAAGTTGTCATAAGTGGCAAGAAAGTACTGATGTTTGGTTCTAATGCATATTTAGGACTGACAAATCATCCAAAAGTTATTGAAGCTGCAGTAGCTGCAACTAAAAAATATGGGACCGGAATGGCGGGCTCTCGTTTTTTAAATGGGACTCTGGATATACACATAGAATTGGAGAGAAAGCTTGCCAATTTTATGAATAAAGATGAAGCTATTGTATTTTCTACCGGATTCTCTGTAAACGAAGGTGTTTTAGGTTGCCTTACAGGTCGTGAAGATTATATAATATGGGATGAAAGAGATCACGCTTCAATAATTGAGGGATTAAGGACCTCTTTTTCTACGAAGTATAAATTCAGGCATAATGATATGGCACACCTCGAGAAGCAGCTCAAGCGCTGTGATGCACAGAGTGTTAAGCTTATTGTGGTAGATGGTGTGTTTAGCATGGAAGGTGATTTGACCAATCTGCCTGAAATTGTGAAACTGGCTCGTAAATATAATGCCAATATAATGGTTGATGAGGCTCACAGTTTAGGAGTACTCGGTAAAAAATATAGTGGTCGCGGTGTATGTGATCATTTTGGCTTACTGGGAGATGTGGATCTGGTAATGGGAACCTTTAGCAAGTCACTTGCATCTATTGGAGGTTTTATAGCAGGAGATTATCCAGTTATCAACTATTTGAGACACAATGCAAGAACTAATATCTTTAGTGCAAGTATAACACCGGCTGCTACTGCGGCTGCTACTGCGGCACTTGATATTTTAAAGTCTGAACCTGAGAGGGTAAAGCGACTTTGGGAATTGACATACTATGCAATAAATCAATTTAAGGAGCGAGGGTTTGAATTAGGACCTACTTCAACTCCAATTATGCCACTCTATGTTAGGGATAATGATAAAACATTTCTTATTACAAAAATGCTGTTTGAAAATGGAATATTTGTAAATCCTGTGGTTTCACCTGCTGTTTCTCCCGGAGATACTCTCATACGTTTTTCATTGATGGCAACACACACAATAGATCAGATTGATTTTGCAATAGAAAATATCACAAAAGTATTCAAGAAATTAGATTTGTTATAA
- the guaB gene encoding IMP dehydrogenase, translating to MSFIADKIVMEGLTFDDLLLVPAYSQVLPRDVSLQTKFSKNIMLNIPMVSAAMDTVTETVMAIAIAREGGIGVIHKNMSIDEQAKQVKAVKRAENGMILDPISITPDKTVSDALGLMSEYKIGGIPVVNGDNILVGIVTNRDLRFEKEMDKKIEVVMTKDNLVTTTISTDLDNAAEILQKHKIEKLPVVDANYKLVGLITYKDITKAKDKPFACKDEQGRLRVAAGIGVTADSIERATALVEAGVDAIVIDTAHGHSKGVADMLKLVKEKFPQIDVVVGNIATPEAAKFLVEAGADGIKVGIGPGSICTTRVIAGVGVPQLSAIYEVSKALKGTGIPLIADGGLRYSGDIVKALAAGGSSVMMGSMLAGTEESPGETIIFNGRKFKTYRGMGSLSAMQQGSKDRYFQDVEDDIKKLVPEGIEARVPFKGTLQEVIYQMVGGLRAGMGYCGAENIEKLHEAKFTRITAAGYTESHPHGVMITREAPNYSKGSE from the coding sequence ATGTCATTTATTGCAGATAAAATTGTTATGGAAGGTTTGACTTTTGACGACCTCCTTCTTGTTCCAGCCTATTCTCAGGTGCTACCACGTGATGTAAGCCTGCAGACAAAATTCTCAAAAAATATAATGCTCAATATCCCTATGGTTTCAGCAGCCATGGATACTGTAACCGAAACTGTTATGGCTATTGCTATAGCAAGAGAAGGTGGTATTGGAGTTATACATAAAAATATGAGTATTGATGAGCAGGCAAAACAGGTAAAAGCGGTTAAACGCGCTGAGAATGGAATGATACTGGATCCAATAAGCATCACTCCTGATAAAACTGTATCAGACGCACTGGGTCTGATGTCTGAGTATAAGATTGGAGGGATTCCGGTAGTCAACGGTGATAATATCCTGGTTGGTATTGTTACTAATCGTGATCTCCGTTTTGAAAAGGAAATGGATAAGAAGATAGAGGTGGTTATGACAAAGGATAACCTTGTTACCACAACAATTTCTACTGACCTTGATAATGCAGCAGAGATCCTACAAAAACATAAAATAGAAAAACTACCGGTTGTAGATGCCAACTATAAGCTGGTAGGACTTATCACATATAAAGATATCACAAAAGCTAAAGACAAGCCTTTTGCCTGTAAAGATGAACAGGGAAGACTTCGAGTTGCAGCAGGAATTGGTGTTACTGCAGACTCTATCGAGAGAGCAACCGCACTAGTTGAAGCCGGGGTGGATGCAATAGTTATTGACACTGCACATGGTCATTCAAAAGGTGTTGCTGATATGTTAAAACTCGTGAAGGAGAAATTCCCTCAAATCGATGTGGTAGTAGGTAATATTGCAACTCCGGAGGCTGCAAAGTTTCTAGTTGAAGCCGGAGCGGATGGTATAAAAGTAGGTATTGGACCAGGTTCAATTTGTACAACCCGTGTAATAGCAGGTGTGGGTGTTCCTCAACTATCTGCAATTTATGAAGTATCAAAAGCGCTTAAAGGAACTGGAATACCTTTAATTGCAGATGGTGGACTTCGATATTCAGGCGACATTGTTAAAGCACTTGCTGCAGGAGGCTCTTCAGTAATGATGGGCTCTATGCTTGCAGGGACTGAAGAGTCACCGGGTGAAACTATCATATTTAACGGAAGGAAATTCAAAACATATCGAGGCATGGGTTCCCTTTCTGCAATGCAACAGGGTTCTAAAGACAGATACTTTCAGGATGTTGAGGACGATATTAAGAAACTTGTTCCGGAAGGTATTGAAGCCAGAGTTCCTTTCAAAGGCACCTTGCAGGAAGTTATCTACCAGATGGTTGGAGGTCTGCGTGCCGGAATGGGTTACTGTGGTGCCGAGAATATTGAAAAACTTCACGAAGCAAAATTCACCAGAATTACAGCTGCAGGATATACAGAAAGTCATCCTCACGGTGTTATGATTACACGTGAAGCACCAAATTATAGTAAAGGAAGCGAATAA
- a CDS encoding TraB/GumN family protein, which translates to MNRKSLLLLTALLMMLSCTVQSKVDNNSLLWSISGNGLESPSYLFGTHHLVPITFLDSVPGLKHSFENTEQVVGELDMSNMAEMQMKIMSESMLPNGVTYDSLISEEDIELLDSTLRNLVGVGLEQLGIMKPALLSNLISLTLYQKFYPTLSNEISMDQHFQEEALLRNRPVIGLESTEDQIEVLLNLQSPERQAEMLMCMVKNPDLLKEQMDELHVAYHSYDINVLYELSEKELPNDPCPSTEEEKNALNRDRNNKWLRKLPDIIADKSSFIAVGCLHLPGEVGLIEGLRSLGYTVEPVK; encoded by the coding sequence ATGAATAGAAAATCACTGTTATTACTAACAGCATTATTAATGATGCTGTCATGTACAGTTCAGTCAAAAGTTGACAACAACTCACTATTATGGAGTATTTCAGGTAATGGACTGGAAAGTCCTTCATATCTTTTTGGGACGCATCATCTTGTACCCATAACATTTCTTGATTCAGTACCCGGACTAAAACACTCTTTTGAAAACACAGAACAAGTAGTTGGAGAGCTGGACATGAGCAATATGGCAGAGATGCAGATGAAAATAATGAGCGAATCAATGTTGCCGAATGGCGTAACTTATGACTCACTCATATCAGAGGAAGATATTGAATTACTTGACAGCACGTTAAGGAATCTTGTAGGAGTTGGTCTTGAACAACTAGGAATCATGAAACCGGCACTCCTTTCTAATTTAATTTCCTTAACTCTATATCAGAAGTTTTATCCAACACTCTCAAATGAGATTAGTATGGATCAGCACTTTCAGGAAGAAGCATTATTGAGAAACAGGCCAGTAATAGGACTTGAGTCAACAGAAGATCAGATAGAGGTGTTGCTTAATCTGCAATCTCCTGAGCGTCAAGCAGAGATGTTAATGTGCATGGTTAAGAATCCTGATTTACTTAAAGAACAGATGGATGAACTACATGTTGCATATCACTCCTATGACATTAATGTACTTTATGAGCTTTCTGAGAAAGAATTGCCAAATGATCCATGCCCAAGTACAGAAGAGGAGAAAAATGCACTAAACAGGGACCGAAATAATAAATGGCTGAGAAAACTACCAGATATAATAGCTGATAAGTCTTCATTCATTGCCGTAGGTTGCCTGCACTTACCCGGAGAAGTTGGTTTGATTGAAGGACTTAGAAGTTTGGGCTATACTGTTGAGCCGGTTAAATAG